One genomic window of Polyangium aurulentum includes the following:
- a CDS encoding DUF4350 domain-containing protein, producing the protein MTHHGEHAPGRVSDDKMITAPQDLNVRRELIRASRPLAAALGVAVIVSTGAAFGAAFDVSDTTWEGCSELYGIAVSELGEGRVKAVAVLDWSEVGPSDGVLVLHPLQSMDPEETTAFMKAGGRLAIVDDYGRGDETLRRFHIERTSLPTRPVAALRNNPQLAIAEPVLDNEKGQLAGPHPVVAQVQQFVTNHATGLRHPNLSPVLEVRAIGEPAAIVAVAGQVGKGRLFALSDPSGLMNQMLRYPGNRAFAQGLCRYLVDSDGVERMNGRLFIVSNRFSEEGSFGGQTTLRKDFEGQLRSIADAIAEARQNGMPGWMHLIFAVLATLGVGAWVARAAGRPYKSPTPRYARKTPLVAQGGVAGRFALLAAPTSPPSLVLLELKSALAEALAHKLGTPVDQGNDALLAAAARAGGLDEQRRSALKEVLTVMQKAEASVVAGRPAHVPRAALRRASTVVREVLRAAGIAPEIHAKNPAGGPSPAPTTSQAQRPPAEESAT; encoded by the coding sequence ATGACGCATCATGGCGAACATGCGCCAGGACGGGTCAGCGACGACAAGATGATCACTGCGCCGCAAGATCTCAACGTGCGACGTGAGCTCATCCGTGCGTCCCGGCCGCTCGCAGCCGCGCTCGGCGTCGCCGTCATCGTCTCGACAGGAGCCGCTTTCGGCGCGGCTTTCGACGTCTCGGACACGACCTGGGAAGGCTGCTCCGAGCTGTACGGCATCGCGGTGAGCGAGCTCGGCGAGGGCCGCGTCAAGGCCGTGGCAGTGCTCGATTGGAGCGAGGTCGGACCGAGCGACGGCGTGCTCGTCCTGCATCCGCTGCAGAGCATGGATCCCGAGGAGACGACCGCGTTCATGAAGGCCGGCGGCCGGCTCGCGATCGTCGACGACTACGGGCGCGGCGACGAGACGCTCAGGCGCTTCCACATCGAGCGCACCTCGCTGCCCACGCGCCCGGTCGCTGCGCTGCGCAACAACCCGCAGCTCGCCATCGCAGAGCCCGTCCTCGACAACGAAAAAGGTCAGCTCGCAGGCCCGCATCCGGTCGTGGCACAGGTGCAGCAGTTCGTGACCAACCACGCGACCGGGCTGCGCCACCCGAACCTCTCGCCGGTGCTCGAAGTACGCGCGATCGGCGAGCCCGCCGCAATCGTCGCGGTCGCCGGGCAGGTCGGCAAGGGGCGCCTGTTCGCGCTGAGCGATCCCTCGGGGCTGATGAACCAGATGCTCCGCTACCCGGGCAACCGCGCCTTCGCGCAGGGGCTCTGCCGCTACCTCGTCGACAGCGACGGGGTCGAGCGCATGAACGGCAGGCTCTTCATCGTGTCGAACCGCTTCAGCGAGGAGGGCTCGTTCGGCGGGCAGACGACCCTGCGCAAGGATTTCGAGGGCCAGCTGCGCTCGATCGCCGACGCGATCGCCGAGGCGCGTCAGAACGGGATGCCCGGATGGATGCACCTTATCTTCGCGGTGCTCGCGACGCTCGGCGTGGGCGCGTGGGTCGCGCGCGCCGCGGGCCGGCCCTACAAAAGCCCGACACCTCGCTATGCGCGCAAGACGCCGCTCGTGGCGCAGGGCGGCGTGGCCGGGCGCTTCGCACTGCTCGCCGCGCCGACGTCGCCCCCGAGCCTGGTGCTGCTCGAGCTGAAGAGCGCCCTGGCCGAGGCGCTCGCCCACAAGCTCGGCACGCCGGTGGATCAAGGCAACGACGCGCTGCTCGCGGCGGCGGCGCGCGCGGGAGGCCTTGACGAACAGCGCCGCTCGGCCTTGAAAGAGGTCCTCACCGTGATGCAAAAAGCCGAGGCCTCCGTGGTCGCGGGCAGGCCGGCGCACGTGCCCCGGGCCGCGCTCCGCAGGGCGTCGACCGTGGTGCGCGAGGTGCTGCGCGCCGCGGGCATTGCGCCCGAGATCCATGCGAAAAACCCCGCGGGGGGCCCGAGCCCCGCGCCCACAACATCCCA